The window TAACTCACTCTTAAGTCGACGCTTATGGCGAGCACGTCAGGTTCGCATCGAAGCTTCGCGGAAGATGATTCGGTCAGTCTGATTCGCAGGTTCGGTCAGATTGATCTAAGTCTGTCGGGGATCAAGTGCGATTCGCTGGGGTTAAGGAATCGCGGATCTTGTTTCGAGGGTCAGATCGGCGACGATCTGATCGTGGTCGGACAGCGGCAATCCTTCGTGCATAAGACCAGGCACCGTTTGAGCGTTCACACTCGCCGTGCCGGTTTGTTCGTCGATGACCTCACCGGCGCTGAGCGCTCTGAGTCCGCGTCCCGCCAGCCAGTCCAGGCGAAACTCGAGCAGCAGACCTTCGGGTCCAACTCGACGATTGACCCACCACTTCATCGGGCGAGGCAATCCGGCGGGATCATCAAGGTTTGAAACTATCGTGCGGCTTGTTGCGCTGCGATCGTTGAAGCCTTGGGTCTCGTATCCGAATCTCGTGAGCTCACGGATGGCGGGTTCTCTTATCTCGGGGTGACTCAGCCGTTGACGCAGGCAATCCCGATTGCTGTTGAGAATCGTCGCCGTGTTCTTCATCGCGCGAAGCCTGGTGCCTCGCGCGAAAGTGTGTGTGTTCAGGTCTCCGCCGACTATGGCCGCGCGATTTCGGGGTTGCTCTTCGAGCCGGGCGTCCAATGCCTCGAGCATCGCCCGCATCTGTCTTGCTCGGCAGCGCGGTGTGTTCACCACGTCGAGGTGAGTGTTGCCCACGGCGAAGCTTGTTCCGGCAATCTCGATATCGATCAAGATTCCGATTCGGCCGCCGAGTCGTCTTTCTTTGCTCTCGAAATTGTTCTCGCACCGCGGAAGGCGAACTATCTGAGGCCTCCAGAATGTATGCCTGGTCAGTATCGCGTTGCCATGAAGCGACGCCGTGTTCTCGCCGGCGAGGTTCAGTTCATCACCGACTCCTTTCGTCAGCTCGAGATACTCAACGCCGAAAACCGTGTGAAATGAGAGCGCGCGGCCCAGTTCCAGCGCTACGTTCAAGTTGCCCGACCGCAGCATTCCTTCATCCAGTTCATTGATCAAGAGCAAATCCGCGAACCGAAGCACCGGATGAGTCTTCAGGACTTCGATTATTCCTTCGAGCCGCGTGCCGCGTTCGACGTTCCACTCGACCACCCTTAGGAACGAGCGCAGCTTCGGCTTGAGGTCGCTCGCACGGCTGACCCTCGGCTCGTCGAGCAAGCGCTTCAGCTCGGCCTGGTGCTGTCGATAGAACTCCGAGCGCCGAAGCTCATCGAAAGTGGTAAAGCGGCATAGCTCGGCTACAAGATGTTGATTGCTTGAAGAGATGTTTTGAGGAGTCCCTTTGTCTGTCACCTGAGCGCATCCGAGCATAAGCGATGGTTTGAAGTCATTGAAGATAGCTTGAAGGAGCAGTGGTGTCCAACTCTCGGTGTCCAACTCCTTTGGGCGAAGCAACCGGCGATTGCTACACGCACTCTAATGCGCTGCGCGTTTCACATCGTTTTTGGTATGCTCTCGAAACCCAAGAGCTAACCCGCCCTGGTGGGAGTTCCGATGGACAATGTGTCGACCTCAACCCCCAAGTCTATCTATCGGCAGATAGAATTCTACGCCTTCTGCGTCATTAGCTTCGCGGCCAAGTCGTTGTTGTTGATCGCGCTTCCATATCGCGAGTGGCAGGTGAACACGGTTTACACTTGCGCGCTGTTGCTATTCTTCTATTGCTACTTCAGATTTCGACAGGGCTTGCGAGCGCCATTTTTCGTAATCTTGTCACTCGGCGCGGCGGTGGCTGTGGATATATTGGGCAACAAGCTCGGATTGTACGGACACCCATTCGGGCCGCTTCGTGACTACGACGAGTTCGCGCACTTTGCCGGCTCGGGCTTCTCGGCGCTCGCAGCTTTCTGGCTCCTGCGAGCGGGTACGCGAGGGATGGGCTTCAGACTCTCGAGCGGCCTGCTCGGATTCCTTGCTACCTCGGTCGCCTTCACCTATTGCGGCTGGTACGAGATTCTCGAGTTGTGGGATGAGTATTATTGGAGTCACTTCGAACGCATTCATTGGTGGTACGACACGGCGAATGATCTCTTCTACGATTTCCTCGGGGTCATCGTCTTTATCGCGGCGGCGGCTTTGTTTTTTGGGGCGAAGGAGCGCGCTGCAAGGCAAGCAGACGACAGGCTGATTCCTGTGCGGCTGGCGAATCTATTTTCGACGTTGCCGCGGGACCTGCTCGCGTTTTTGGTAACCACTACGGTGTTCGGTCTCTGCGCCTGGTTTGAGATTCTCAGGATGTTCGACCAGCAATGGTTCGGCAGGATTCACCTGGTTGGGAACCGCGACACGGCAATCAATCTCGAGTGGGAGTTAGCGGGGTCCATAGTGCTGGGCATCGTGCTATCGACGCTATCCAAGCGCGCGGCTTTGAGGAAAGCTTCGGCGGCCTGACGGTCTAAATCGCTGTTGCAAGGGCGAAGCGAGTTGATCGCTCCGCCCTTTTTGCGCTTGTCCACAGGCTGGTGCGCACCTCGGTAACATCCGTTCAGCAATCACGCGTCAAAGTACATCGAGAACTCGATCGGGTGCGGACGCATCCGAACCGGGTTGATCTCGTGCCCGCGTTTGTAATCGACCCAGCGCTCGATCAAGCCTTCGCTGAACACGTCGTTCGCAAGCAGGAAGTCGTAGTCGCTCTCGAGCGCTTGCAGGCTCTCCTCTAGCGAGCCCGGCATCGATGGAACATCCTTCAGCTCTTCAGGCGACAGATCGTAAATGTCTTTGTCGAGCGGCGGGCCCGGATCGATTCGATTCTGAATCCCATCAAGGCCTGCCATCAGCATCGCCGAGAACGCCAGATAAGCATTGCACGATGGATCGGGCGGGCGGAACTCCAGCCGCTTCGCTTTCGGGCTCTGCGAGTACATCGGTATGCGCACGGCGGCCGAACGGTTCCGGCTCGAATAAGCCAGGTTGACCGGAGCTTCAAACCCCGGCACCAGCCGCTTGTAGCTGTTCGTTGTAGGCGCGGCGAACGCCGCAATCGCGCGAGCGTGTTTCAGCAATCCGCCGATGTAGTGAAGCGCCATCTCCGATATGCCGGCATAGCGGTCGCCGGCAAACAACGGTTTGCCGTCCTTCCAGATCGACTGATGGCAGTGCATGCCGTTGCCGTTGTCGCCGTAGATCGGCTTGGGCATGAACGTCGCCGCTTTGCCGGCAGCGAGCGCAGCATTCTTCACAGTGTATTTGAAGACCATCAGATTGTCGGCGGTCGTCAGTGTGAATCTGACGTCCACAAATTCGACCCCGTGCTCGGCCGCGAACTTCAATGCAGCTTCTGAGCTCATAGGTCCTCCGTATGTAGCGTAGACTGTCCAGTCTGCGCGTGCTTGCGAGTTGAGCCCGACCCAGGACATGCGCAGACTGGACAGTCTACGCTACCCTTTTTCGTTTCGGGCTACCGTTGCCTTTTGTTTGTGTTTGTTTGCCAAAAAGAGCGCGGCGGCCAGCTTACCAATTTCGGGGTACTGGTTTCGGTTTTAGATTGCGGGGGCTATCCAATCCAAAACCTGCAACCCAAAATTGGTAGGCTGACCGCCGTGTCACGTACCCTTTTACTCCAATGATTCGGATTTGTAAAATCTATTCTTTCTATGCTAGCTATAACGTTTGGTTATCCGTGCAAGAGGTCGCTCGATATGGAGTTATGGCAACTTGAAGTGTTCACGGCGGTGGCCGGCGAGAAGAGTTTTTCGCGAGCCGGTCAGAAGCTGGGGCGCACGCAGCCGGCTATAAGCTCTACGATCAAGCTTCTCGAAGGGGAGTTGGGCGAGCCGCTTTTCGACCGAATGGGCAAGACCATTCGGCTCACCTCCGCAGGCGAGTTGCTTTCCGAGTATGCGAAGCGATTGCTCAGGCTTCGAGAAGAAGCCGTGCTGGCGATTGGAGAACTGCAGGGCTTGAATCGCGGAACGTTGCGCCTTGGCGCGAACGAGACGACTTGTCTTTACCTGCTGCCGGAAGTTCTGTCCGCGTTCACCCAGGCCTACCCGCAGGTGCAGGTCGACATCCATCGCGCGATCACTCGCTCTATCAGCGAAAGAGTCGTTGACGGCTCGCTGGATTTCGGAATAGTGACGCTGCCGATCAAGAACGCGCGGCTCCAGGTGATGACGATTCACAAGGACGAGCTGGCCTTGATAGTCGGTCCATCGCATCGGCTTTGGGCGAGACGCTCAGTGCAGATGCGCGAGCTTGAAGGCGAACCGTTCATTCTTCATCGTGTCGGCACGACCACGCGCGAGCGATTGGTGAAACACTTCGGCGAGGGCGGGGTGAAGATCAAAGTCACGATGGAGCTTGCGTCGATCGAGACCATCAAACGATTCGTGTCGATTGGTATGGGGATCTCGATTGCCCCGCGGTTGTGCATCTCCAAGGAGATCGAGGAAGGCACCCTGCGAGCGCTCACGATTCGCGACGCGCGGTTCCAGCGAAAACTCGGATTGATCTACAACAAGGACCGATATCAATCGCAAGCCGCTCGCGCGTTCCTCGAAATCATCTCGGCTAAGCAATCGACCCCGAAGGCGAAAGGAAAGGCTTCGAAAGAAACAGGCCCGTTTTTGATCGCTCGATAGGCGCCGTGACTTCAAAAGATCTGCCCGAGAGCCGCCTATACAAGTTGGCGGGGAACTACGGACAACGGAGATGCTGGTCTTTTCCGGCTGGTCCATAAAGAAAGGTCTGCACCATGCCTTCATATACCATCAATGTCAAACCTTCTTCCTCATTTTCATAAGATATTTCGGCTTCTATATGTCCCTTTTGGCCTTTCTTAAACTTACTTTCGTCTATTTTGAGGTCGGATAGCCGAGTATTTGGCTTTGGATAAACCGTTATCCATACGACCGTGCCAGGCGGGACATTCCAGATGCCTCGACCGCTCTTGCAGTCACCGGGCGAATAATTAAAGTGCACATTTACATCGTCCAAGTAGTACGAGCATAAGCTTTGAATGCAGTCACCCTTGTTAGCGGGAGGGCCTAGCAGCCGCTCAACGTCTGCGCGTGTTGAGTACAAGGGTACGATGCCACGCCATCCTTTAGCTTTTGAAGATCCATCCATAGAGAATCCCGAAGTGAGAAGTAAAAAGATTGCCATAACGCTCTTCATTTTATTCCTCGTATTGACAATATTTCCTTAGAATCTTATACCAAAATCCGCTAGCGAAAAACGGACAGTAACCCACTCCTTCTTCCGGCGTGCGGGCCTGCGGGACGTACCAGCTTAAGGGGGTGATCTTGAGAAGCCGGGGCGTACAATCAACGTTCGTTATGATGTAGACGCAACCGACGTGACATGGTTTTCTGGTGGCGCGCTCTGTTGTCTTCAGAGGTCATAACCCGCCGTTATCGGCACGACACCTGATCTGTGACGGTAACTGTGCTCTGGTTGATTCTTCAGTGTAGGGTCTAGCAGCGGATTCTTCCTATGCCCACTACGACCGTTCATAATGGAGCCAATCTGAATAGATCTATCAAATACCACTCTCCACCCTTTATTACTGCTTTCGTCGTTCGAGAACTCTCGACAATCTTTCCACCCTCTGATGTCTTAGCAAGACCATAAATGAGATAAACTTTGCCGTAAGTGTCGTCCTCGATTTCTGTAATACTTCTGGGCTTGAATTCAATCCAAGACTCCCTGAATCCTTCTTGGGTACGGACCCATTTGCCAAATTCCTGTTTGTTCCTTACAGGGAACATCTTAGCCGCAAGCTTCGGTAAGAATAGCTCATACTGCTTTTCGTATTGTTCTGTGCGACTATACTCCACGAATTGGTTTAACCTCTCTAGTAGACGCGTCCGGGAGGCTTCAGGCACATCGGAGAATATGGTGTCCTGGTCTTTAGCAGGACATCGTAGATGCTCATCCTTTGCAGTTGGTCCGTAATTAAAAGACATCACCGCGCCTTGCCACACCTCCATAGAGACTCCTTCTTCTTGGTTAATGTATAGCAGAGTGTCACCTATAGCTTTCCTCTTCTCGAACTTACTTTCATCTATATTGAGGTCGGATAGTCGCGGGCGTGGCTTGGAGTATACGGTAATCCAAGTAACCGTATCAAGCGGAACATCCCATGCCCCTCTACCACTGTTGCAATCGCCAGCTGAGTAATTAAAGTGCACGATAACATCATCCAAGTAGTACGAGCAAATGGAATGAACGCATTCTCGTTTATTTACATAGGTTCCCAACAATCGCTCTACGTCTGCGCGTGTGGAGTGCAAAGGTACAATGCCACGCCATCCCCGGACTCTTGAAGTGTCAGCCAAACAGTGCGTCAAGCTGAGAAGTAAGAAAACTGCCTTAGCGCTTGTCATTCTATCTCCTGTTAGCGACAATTCTTTGACAGGATTTTATTCCAAAATCCGCTTGTTGCCCACGGATCTTCCTTATCAGAGATACGATCATACTCATCTAACTCAGCTTGAGACAAACCACCAAGCTTGACGACAGCTCTTGCTAATTCGGGATCTGAATAACCTGATTGAGTCCCAGCGAGATGAATAGTCTCATGCAAAGCAGTGTGAACATATGACTCCTGAAGATTCTCCACCCCAAGATTGAAATACGTTTGAGGTGAGATAATAACCGTTGGAGGGGTGGCTCCTTGGACTCCTATGTTCCCTATGCTTCCAGCGACTGTACCGCCAGCACCTCGCCCACCGATTTGTAGAGGTCCTTCCGACAGAACATACCCTCCTCCTCCCGGACCGCTAATTGTATCAAAAAGGTCCAAAGCGTTATCAGAGTAGAAAGCCTTACCAGTATCTTTGGCCACTTGATTGATAAGGTTCTGTACAAAGTTACCGCACTCATTGTTTTTCTTCCGTAGTAGTTTGTCAAATCTTGCACGGAGATTGCTCGGAATCGGAGCTGTCTTCGGTGATGCGGCTCCCCCACCTCCACCCCGGCTGTCATTCCCCGATGATATGTCCTCACAGCGAGTGATGATAAAGGTTCCGATGAGCGCCCAGCCGTCTCCACCCATGTATAGGTAAATCTTCCCAGTGCCAACGACATTGCAGACGGGTACGCGGCCGTCGGGATCAAATACATTAATCGGATCATTACCTGCATAGGAATAGCGATTCAGGACCTGGGTCAGGCGGCACGGAGGCGCGACGGGATCAACCTGATTGAATCTCCCGACATTTTGCGCATAGTGCCTATTCACCGCATAGTCCGTGCCACCTTCACCGTCCCGCTCATAACTCGTGAGATGATGCTTCTCCTGCGTGCCGGTCTCTCCAAAGTCCTCCCCAAACGGCAAGTGAGCTTGACGCCCTAGCACGTTACCGCTCGCGTCCAGCACAACCCTCGTGCTCAGACGATCGCTAAGGTAATACCTCTCAGACCAGGCTCCCGTGCTGCTCGTCCGCTGACGGCTGTACACCATCCTCGCGCCCGCATAGACGTAGTCGACTCGCGCTGACTGCACTTGATAGGGCGGCTGCCCGTACCCCGGCAATGGTGTCGTCGCGTCGTGCTCGGCTATCACTTGCGAGCCCTGCCACACATAATGAGTCAAGCTT is drawn from Acidobacteriota bacterium and contains these coding sequences:
- a CDS encoding LysR substrate-binding domain-containing protein codes for the protein MELWQLEVFTAVAGEKSFSRAGQKLGRTQPAISSTIKLLEGELGEPLFDRMGKTIRLTSAGELLSEYAKRLLRLREEAVLAIGELQGLNRGTLRLGANETTCLYLLPEVLSAFTQAYPQVQVDIHRAITRSISERVVDGSLDFGIVTLPIKNARLQVMTIHKDELALIVGPSHRLWARRSVQMRELEGEPFILHRVGTTTRERLVKHFGEGGVKIKVTMELASIETIKRFVSIGMGISIAPRLCISKEIEEGTLRALTIRDARFQRKLGLIYNKDRYQSQAARAFLEIISAKQSTPKAKGKASKETGPFLIAR
- a CDS encoding endonuclease/exonuclease/phosphatase family protein, giving the protein MTDKGTPQNISSSNQHLVAELCRFTTFDELRRSEFYRQHQAELKRLLDEPRVSRASDLKPKLRSFLRVVEWNVERGTRLEGIIEVLKTHPVLRFADLLLINELDEGMLRSGNLNVALELGRALSFHTVFGVEYLELTKGVGDELNLAGENTASLHGNAILTRHTFWRPQIVRLPRCENNFESKERRLGGRIGILIDIEIAGTSFAVGNTHLDVVNTPRCRARQMRAMLEALDARLEEQPRNRAAIVGGDLNTHTFARGTRLRAMKNTATILNSNRDCLRQRLSHPEIREPAIRELTRFGYETQGFNDRSATSRTIVSNLDDPAGLPRPMKWWVNRRVGPEGLLLEFRLDWLAGRGLRALSAGEVIDEQTGTASVNAQTVPGLMHEGLPLSDHDQIVADLTLETRSAIP
- a CDS encoding RHS repeat-associated core domain-containing protein yields the protein EIDVFTLQDNYTNPAEPTEAMTFSQYGIVDFKVQYWNGTAWTAVTDGVVTGNNKVWRKFSFSNITTDQIRVRVTSALASYSRVTEIEAYQPNNSAYDAAGNVTNDGVHSYSYDAENRLVSVDNGATASYKYDHQNRRVSKAVGSSLTHYVWQGSQVIAEHDATTPLPGYGQPPYQVQSARVDYVYAGARMVYSRQRTSSTGAWSERYYLSDRLSTRVVLDASGNVLGRQAHLPFGEDFGETGTQEKHHLTSYERDGEGGTDYAVNRHYAQNVGRFNQVDPVAPPCRLTQVLNRYSYAGNDPINVFDPDGRVPVCNVVGTGKIYLYMGGDGWALIGTFIITRCEDISSGNDSRGGGGGAASPKTAPIPSNLRARFDKLLRKKNNECGNFVQNLINQVAKDTGKAFYSDNALDLFDTISGPGGGGYVLSEGPLQIGGRGAGGTVAGSIGNIGVQGATPPTVIISPQTYFNLGVENLQESYVHTALHETIHLAGTQSGYSDPELARAVVKLGGLSQAELDEYDRISDKEDPWATSGFWNKILSKNCR